A segment of the bacterium genome:
TGATCTCGGGCTATGGGACCGACGTACTCGGCGAGATGTGTGAGCTCGTCTTCAACCTCGCCGAGGATCCGCGACCGAAGGCGGTCCGTTTCGTCGTCCGGATGAACCTGATCAAGTTCGAGCGCGCGGGGCATGCCCACGCCCGTGCGGCGATCGCCGAGGCCTATCAGCGGGGCAAGACGGCGGGTTCGCGGGTCGGCCAGGACTGGGCCGACATGCTCGACTGGGACCTCGACACGGTTCGTGCGCAGCTCGGAATCTCGCCGCCGACCGAGTACGCGCCGATCGACTTCGAGGAGTCCCCGCCCACCCCGTCGGTGATGCTCCGCGCGCTCCTGACGAAGGACGCCGACGCCGCGTGAGCCCGCGTGGGATGGGCGTGACGTTCGAGTGAGCGGGCACCGCTCGGCCCAGGTCGGGTACGTCCGGACCTTCTGAGCGGAAGCCGCGCGCCACGACGTGCAGATGAACCTGATCGCCCAGAGCTTCGTCGAGAAGTCGGAGTCTTTCCCTCCGGCGCTCACCGAGACCGCCGAATTCGAGCAGCTCCCCGCGAACGGCGTCCCGATCGGCCGGCTCGCGACCGGGCGCGATCGCGTGCTCTGCACTCTTTCCGGCGTCGGACGAGTGCGACTTCTTCGTCGGTCAGTCGATTCCGTTCAGCGGCGGACAGGCGCTGTCGTCCGCGTCATCCGGGGACGCCGTCCCCGTAGACGTTGATCGCGCGATTGAAGGGCGCTGCGTTCGCTTCGTCGTAGTCGGAGCGGGCGATCGGCTCCGCGTCGGAGAGGAGCGTGTGCGCCTCGTTCGTGAGATGCGCCCGGACCGTTTCCTTCGCGGCATCGTCGAGGCGCGCCCACTCGCGGCGGAGCTCCTCGAGGCACCAGACGCGATAGCGGGAGACCGGGAGCTGCTCGTAGTCGCAGCCCTGGATCGTGCTCTCGAAGTGCGAGGCGCCCGCCGCGAAGGCCTTCGCGTTGTCGCGCAGCTGGATCATGTGCGTCTCGCAGGCCTCTCGGACGAGCGTCGCGAGGGGTGCGTCGATGGCCTGGATGAGCGCCGCGCCCGCCGGATCCGGACTCGCCTCCCACATCCGCGCGACCCAGGTGAAGAGCTTCGGTGCGCGCTGGCGCATGAGCTCCGCGGGCGTCGGGTCCTGCGCGAAGTGGCGGAGCATCGGCCCGACGAATCCGAAGTCGGCGATGGTGCGTCGCTCGCCGAGCAGGAAGGGCCGCTCTTCGAGAATCGCTTCGAGCTGGTCGTAGGACGCCATCGCGGTTGCTTCCACGTGCCCGCGCGTCGCGTCGGTCACGCCGTCCCGCAGGACGAAGCCGCCATGCTGACGCTCGACCATCATCGCGCGGAGCTCGTCGCGCGGCGTCGGGACGCCGGCCAGCATCTCGTCGACGAGGTGTCCGCTCGCGTGATCCCGGTCCTGAAGGAAGCTCCAGCGGTAGTGCATCGCCGGCCGCCACAGCCACTCGTCCGCATGGTCCTCGAGGAGCAGCGCCACGAAACGGAGCGCCGGGTCCTCGGGAAAGATCGACGGCGTTCCCGTCTCGGCATACTCGGTTTCGAACCAGCGGAGGATCGGCGTCGTGTCCGAGGCCCAGCGTCCGTCTTCGAGGCGCAGGACGGGGCTCTGCACGGCCCCGGCGCCTTCCCGGATCAGGGCTTCGTGCGGCGCGTGCGGCAGCAGCGCGTAGGCGTGTCCCCGATAGCGGAGGTACGCCTCGAGCTTGCCCGCGTAGTAGGAGATCGTCGAGCCGTAGAGCGTGTGCATCGCGACAGCCTAGCGGCTCGCGAACGGGTTCAGCGCTCGTCCGTATCCCAACGATAGACGCGCATGGGCGGCACGTTCAGCAGCTCGAGCTGGACGCTGGCCTTGCCGAAGACGCGCTTGCCGAGCGTGTGGACGACGTCGCGGAACTGGTACGCGACGAAGCGGCCGCCGGGTGCGAGGCTCTCCTTGACGGAGTGGAGGATCGCGAGCCCGACCGCCTTCGGCATCGTCGAGAAGGGGATGCCCGAGAGCACCGCGTCGGGAGCGTCGAGGCCGTTCTTCTCGAGCGCCTCCGGGATCTCGGCCGCGCTGCCGTGATGGACGATCAGGCGCGGGTCGTCGATCGTCGAGCGGAGCAGCTCGCAGAAGCCCGGGTTGATCTCGATTGCGAGGAGCTTCGCGTCGGGAGCCATCGCCTGGAGCAGCGCCTTGGTCGTTCCGCCGGTGCCCGGGCCGAGTTCGACGACCACGTGGGCGCTCGCGATCTCGGCGGTCCGGGTGATCCGTCGCTCCATCCAGCGGGAGCTCGGAATGATCGAGCCGACTTCCTTCGGTCGATCGAGGAAGCCCTTGAGGAAGGCGATCGGGTGGTCGGGCTGGGGAATCAACGACTGGGGGGGCTCGGCCCGCTCGGACCGACGAATCTCGGGCAACGTTCTCTCCTCGTTCCTTCGTGACGAAGGAAAAAGTCGACTCGCAGTCTAGTCGTACAACCCGTCGATCTGCCAGCGCTTCGTCTTCCAATCGAAGGCCAGCCGGAGGACCGTGCCGTCGTCGAGTTCGACGTCGTAGTGGTCGACGGCGAA
Coding sequences within it:
- a CDS encoding methyltransferase domain-containing protein, yielding MPEIRRSERAEPPQSLIPQPDHPIAFLKGFLDRPKEVGSIIPSSRWMERRITRTAEIASAHVVVELGPGTGGTTKALLQAMAPDAKLLAIEINPGFCELLRSTIDDPRLIVHHGSAAEIPEALEKNGLDAPDAVLSGIPFSTMPKAVGLAILHSVKESLAPGGRFVAYQFRDVVHTLGKRVFGKASVQLELLNVPPMRVYRWDTDER
- a CDS encoding glutathione S-transferase C-terminal domain-containing protein; amino-acid sequence: MHTLYGSTISYYAGKLEAYLRYRGHAYALLPHAPHEALIREGAGAVQSPVLRLEDGRWASDTTPILRWFETEYAETGTPSIFPEDPALRFVALLLEDHADEWLWRPAMHYRWSFLQDRDHASGHLVDEMLAGVPTPRDELRAMMVERQHGGFVLRDGVTDATRGHVEATAMASYDQLEAILEERPFLLGERRTIADFGFVGPMLRHFAQDPTPAELMRQRAPKLFTWVARMWEASPDPAGAALIQAIDAPLATLVREACETHMIQLRDNAKAFAAGASHFESTIQGCDYEQLPVSRYRVWCLEELRREWARLDDAAKETVRAHLTNEAHTLLSDAEPIARSDYDEANAAPFNRAINVYGDGVPG